The following coding sequences lie in one Xylocopa sonorina isolate GNS202 chromosome 7, iyXylSono1_principal, whole genome shotgun sequence genomic window:
- the Acc gene encoding acetyl-CoA carboxylase isoform X5, whose translation MTGNANREPGDKTDRDPVETTGTMPENPVSFVVGDDTDPTEELEVDDSFPSEGNDLNGIQMQQSIMPGLVERRKRLRPSMSQGTVMIQTQSRLQEKDFTIATPEEFVHRFGGTRVINKILIANNGIAAVKCMRSIRRWSYEMFKNERAVRFVVMVTPEDLKANAEYIKMADQYVPVPGGTNNNNYANVELIVDIAVRTQVHAVWAGWGHASENPKLPELLHKNNMCFIGPSERAMWALGDKIASSIVAQTADVPTLPWSGSELKAQYSGKKIKISSELFKKGCVSTVEECLAAANKIGFPVMVKASEGGGGKGIRKVENAEELPTLFRQVQTEIPGSPIFIMKLARCARHLEVQLLADNYGNAISLFGRDCSIQRRHQKIIEEAPAVIAKPEVFEEMEKAAVRLAKMVGYVSAGTVEYLYDTSGRYYFLELNPRLQVEHPCTEMVSDVNLPAAQLQIAMGLPLHHIKDIRLLYGESPWGDSIIDFDQPRHKPQPWGHVIAARITSENPDEGFKPSSGTVQELNFRSSKNVWGYFSVGASGGLHEFADSQFGHCFSWGEDRHQARENLVIALKELSIRGDFRTTVEYLITLLETESFQQNNIDTAWLDLLIAERVRSDKPDVLLAVTCGALHIADRTITAAFTGFQTALEKGQIQASNDLDNLIDVELINDGYKYKVLAAKSGPNSYFLIMNGSYKEVEVHRLSDGGLLLSLDGASFTTYMREEVDRYRIIIGNQTCIFEKDNDPSLLRAPSAGKLVTYLVEDGGHVKAGQAYAEIEVMKMVMSVTASEAGNVFFAKTPGAILEAGTLIARLELDDPSLITKAQEYTGQFQETVVPAISEKLNHLHAKYRTALEDTLAGYCLPDPYHLPRVRELLEKFMNSLRDPSLPLLELQEVIATISGRIPISVEKKIRKLMSLYERNITSVLAQFPSQQIATVIDGHAATISKRSERDVFFLTTQAIVQLVQRYRNGIRGRMKTAVHELLRQYYTVESQFQQGHYDKCVSALIEQYKDDVATVTAMIFSHNQVTKKNVLVTMLIDHLWANEPGLTDELSSTLTELTSLNRTEHSRVALRARQVLIAAHQPAYELRHNQMESIFLSAVDMYGHDFHPENLQKLILSETSIFDILHDFFYHSNRTVCNAALEVYVRRAYISYELTCLQHLELSGEVPLIHFQFLLPNNHPNRQNQSQVNHRAGAMAAFQDMEQFTRYSDEVLDLLEDLSSVTTVSAKVLEAVDAAGSESRHSTSINVSINATEPGVQVEIGERPTEPVHILSIAIQEKENHDDTQMASIFGDWCAANKEELISRGIRRVTFVPLKKRQFPKFFTFRHRDGFVEDRIYRHLEPACAFQLELNRMRTYYLEALPTSNQKMHLYLGQAKVAKGQQVTDYRFFIRSIIRHSDLITKEASFDYLHNEGERVLLEAMDELEVAFSHPLAKRTDCNHIFLNFVPTVIMDPLRIEESVTNMVLRYGPRLWKLRVRQAEIKMTIRPAPGKPTSTIRLCIGNDSGYSIDLHLYTEAIDPKTGIIRFESYSSSTTNDRPGPMHGLPISTPYLTKDYLQAKKFQAQSLGTTYVYDLPDMFRQQTEKQWQTYIAERPNCDIKIPNPVMDCVELVLEGDNLVEQKRLPGENDCGMVAWRLRLYTPEYPESGRDIILIANDVTYLIGSFGQKEDFLFLRASERARQLGIPRIYFSVNSGARIGVADEVKAVFKIAWEDDTKPEKGFKYIYLTPDDYARLAQFNSVKTTLIEDKGESRYKITDIIGKEDSIGVENLKHAGMIAGETSKAYQDIITISIVSCRTIGIGAYLVRLGQRVIQIENSHIILTGYKALNSVLGREVYASNNQLGGIQIMHNNGVSHATAERDLEGVLTALTWLSYFPKYKGAPLPIVPPPLHDPIDREIMYVPTKAAYDPRWMLEGRIQNGTNFWESGFFDRNSWQEIMRSWAQTVVTGRARLGGIPCGVIAVETRIVELHLPADPANFDSEAKTISQAGQVWFPDSAYKTAQAIQDFGKEDIPLFIFANWRGFSGGMKDMYEQVIKFGAYIVDALRSYTRPIFVYIPPNGELRGGAWVVVDPMINLRYMEMFADTTSRGGILEPSGIVEIKFKLKDLLKTMHRIDPIILDLKEKLSNTNSPEEQKEIEAQIRKREQVLQPMYHQIAVHFADLHDTPERMFEKNSINDIIPWRKARKLLYWRLRRRLLENDLKDDILSTQPNLDVRQVDAMLRRWFIEDKGATESYLWDQDETAVNWLENQRLDENSVVSRNVTCVKRDAVVSRVKEALEACPEVRLNAILEIAHRLQPAERAELQRTLSQLETTTQEHHNDSSASS comes from the exons GTAACGCGAATAGAGAGCCAGGCGACAAGACAGACAGAGATCCCGTCGAAACGACCGGTACCATGCCGGAAAATCCAGTGAGCTTCGTCGTCGGGGACGACACCGACCCCACCGAGGAATTGGAGGTGGATGATAGCTTCCCATCCGAAGGAAACGACCTGAACGGAATCCAGATGCAGCAAAGTATCATGCCAGGCTTGGTCGAACGCCGCAAACGGCTCAG GCCCAGCATGTCGCAGGGTACGGTGATGATTCAAACTCAAAGTCGACTGCAAGAGAAGGACTTTACTATTGCTACACCAGAAGAATTCGTTCATCGTTTCGGCGGTACCAGAGTCATCAACAAG ATCCTGATTGCAAACAACGGTATAGCAGCCGTAAAATGTATGCGTTCAATTCGACGATGGTCCTACGAGATGTTCAAGAACGAACGCGCTGTTCGCTTCGTCGTAATGGTCACGCCAGAAGATCTGAAGgcgaacgcggaatacataaagaTGGCAGATCAGTACGTGCCTGTACCAGGAGGAACGAACAATAATAATTATGCGAACGTGGAGCTGATTGTAGACATCGCTGTACGTACTCAAGTCCATGCTGTTTGGGCAGGATGGGGTCACGCCTCGGAAAATCCAAAATTGCCGGaattacttcacaagaataatATGTGTTTCATTG GACCATCCGAGAGAGCTATGTGGGCCCTTGGAGATAAAATCGCGTCCAGTATCGTAGCACAGACCGCGGACGTTCCGACGCTTCCCTGGTCAGGTTCAGAGTTGAAGGCGCAGTACAGCGGAAAGAAGATAAAAATATCTTCAGAACTTTTCAAAAAAGGTTGCGTTTCAACTGTAGAAGAATGTTTGGCAGCGGCTAATAAAATAGGCTTTCCCGTGATGGTGAAAGCTAGTGAAGGAGGTGGTGGTAAAGGTATTAGAAAAGTGGAAAATGCTGAAGAATTGCCTACACTGTTTAG GCAGGTACAAACTGAGATACCCGGGTCTCCGATATTCATTATGAAATTGGCAAGGTGTGCTCGCCATTTAGAGGTTCAATTACTGGCCGATAATtatggaaacgcgatatcgttgttCGGTCGTGATTGCTCTATTCAGAGAAGACATCAAAAGATTATCGAAGAAGCACCAGCCGTAATTGCCAAACCTGAAGTCTTCGAAGAGATGGAAAAA GCTGCTGTAAGATTAGCAAAAATGGTTGGCTATGTCAGCGCAGGTACTGTCGAATATCTTTATGACACCTCTGGACGATACTACTTTTTGGAGTTAAATCCACGTCTTCAAGTGGAACATCCATGTACCGAGATGGTGTCCGATGTCAATTTACCGGCGGCTCAGCTTCAAATCGCTATGGGGCTACCACTGCATCATATTAAAGACATTCGCCTTCTCTATGGTGAAAGTCCATGGGGAGACAGCATCATTGATTTCGATCAACCTCGACATAAACCTCAGCCATGGGGCCACGTGATAGCAGCAAGAATTACTAGTGAAAATCCTGACGAAG GTTTTAAGCCAAGTTCAGGTACTGTGCAAGAATTGAACTTTCGGTCCTCCAAAAACGTTTGGGGTTATTTCTCAGTAGGAGCTTCTGGAGGCCTGCACGAATTTGCAGACTCCCAATTTGGTCACTGTTTCTCTTGGGGCGAGGATCGTCATCAAGCTAGAGAAAATTTAGTCATTGCTCTTAAGGAATTAAGCATTAGGGGTGACTTCAGAACCACCGTTGAATACTTGATTACTTTATTAGAAACTGAATCTTTTCAGCAGAATAATATAGACACTGCTTGGCTTGATTTGTTGATTGCCGAACGCGTTAGAAGTGATAAACCAGACGTATTATTAGCTGTGACATGTGGTGCACTTCATATCGCTGATAGAACCATCACTGCCGCTTTTACTGGATTCCAAACGGCATTAGAGAAAGGACAGATACAAGCCAGTAATGATTTAGACAACCTCATAGAT gttgaattaattaacGATGGATATAAATACAAAGTGCTGGCAGCTAAATCAGGACCTAATAGTTATTTTCTTATTATGAACGGTTCCTATAAAGAGGTAGAAGTTCATCGTCTATCGGACGGTGGGTTATTGCTGTCTTTGGATGGTGCGAGTTTCACGACCTACATGAGAGAAGAAGTTGATCGTTATAGAATTATCATTGGAAATCAAACATGTATTTTCGAAAAAGACAACGATCCTTCTCTTTTAAGAGCACCGTCAGCTGGAAAATTAGTTACTTATTTAGTCGAGGATGGTGGTCACGTGAAAGCTGGGCAAGCCTACGCCGAGATCGAGGTGATGAAAATGGTAATGTCAGTAACAGCCAGCGAAGCTGGTAACGTCTTCTTTGCTAAAACGCCAGGTGCAATTCTCGAGGCTGGTACCTTGATCGCGCGATTAGAATTAGATGATCCGTCATTGATAACGAAAGCTCAAGAGTACACTGGACAATTCCAAGAGACTGTGGTTCCTGCAATCTCCGAAAAATTGAATCATCTTCATGCTAAATACAGAACTGCTTTGGAAGACACATTAGCGGGATATTGTTTGCCAGATCCGTATCACTTGCCTCGTGTACGAGAACTTCTCGAGAAGTTCATGAACTCCCTTCGTGATCCTAGCTTACCTCTGCTAGAGCTTCAGGAGGTGATCGCAACGATATCAGGAAGAATTCCGATTTCTGTGGAAAAGAAAATCAGAAAGTTGATGTCGTTATACGAAAGAAACATCACTTCCGTTTTGGCTCAGTTCCCTAGTCAACAGATTGCCACTGTGATCGACGGGCACGCTGCGACTATTTCAAAGCGTTCTGAACGCGATGTGTTCTTCCTAACTACTCAAGCTATAGTGCAGTTAGTACAAAGATACAGAAACGGAATACGTGGAAGAATGAAGACTGCTGTTCACGAGCTACTTCGACAATATTATACAGTTGAGAGCCAGTTCCAACAAGGGCATTATGACAAATGTGTCTCAGCTTTGATAGAGCAATATAAAGACGATGTGGCGACGGTAACAGCCATGATCTTCAGTCACAATCAAGTCACAAAGAAAAATGTTTTAGTGACTATGCTTATAGATCACCTTTGGGCAAATGAGCCAGGCCTTACAGACGAGTTGTCGAGTACTCTAACAGAGCTAACAAGCTTGAATCGTACAGAACACAGCCGTGTTGCATTACGCGCAAGACAAGTTCTAATTGCCGCTCACCAACCTGCTTACGAATTAAGGCACAACCAAATGGAATCTATATTCTTATCAGCTGTGGACATGTATGGCCATGATTTTCATCCAGAAAATCTACAAAAATTGATTCTTTCGGAAACATCTATTTTTGATATTTTACACGATTTCTTTTATCATTCTAATCGTACAGTCTGTAACGCTGCCTTAGAGGTTTACGTTCGTAGAGCTTATATCAGCTATGAGTTGACCTGTTTGCAACACTTGGAACTGTCCGGTGAAGTGCCGCTTATACACTTCCAGTTTTTATTGCCCAACAATCATCCCAATAGGCAGAATCAAAGTCAAGTAAATCACAGAGCCGGAGCCATGGCGGCATTCCAAGATATGGAACAATTTACCCGATATTCCGACGAAGTTCTCGATCTCCTAGAGGACCTGTCTTCGGTCACAACCGTTTCAGCTAAAGTTTTGGAAGCGGTGGATGCAGCCGGAAGTGAATCCAGACACAGCACATCTATAAACGTGTCCATAAACGCAACCGAACCTGGAGTTCAAGTGGAAATCGGCGAACGACCCACAGAGCCAGTGCACATTTTGAGCATCGCGATCCAGGAGAAGGAGAACCACGACGATACTCAGATGGCAAGTATATTTGGGGATTGGTGTGCCGCAAACAAAGAAGAATTGATCTCACGGGGCATTCGAAGAGTGACGTTCGTCCCTCTAAAGAAAAGACAATTCCCCAAATTCTTTACATTCCGGCATAGGGATGGTTTTGTCGAGGATAGAATCTATCGACATCTCGAGCCTGCTTGCGCTTTCCAACTAGAATTAAATAGAATGAGAACATATTATCTCGAAGCCTTACCAACTTCGAATCAGAAAATGCATCTTTACCTTGGCCAAGCAAAGGTTGCCAAAGGGCAACAAGTGACAGACTATCGTTTCTTCATACGTTCTATCATAAGGCATTCTGATCTTATCACGAAGGAGGCCAGTTTTGATTATCTTCACAACGAAGGTGAACGCGTTCTTCTGGAAGCTATGGATGAACTGGAGGTCGCGTTCTCGCATCCACTCGCGAAGCGTACTGATTGCAATCATATATTCCTGAACTTCGTCCCCACAGTTATCATGGATCCGCTTAGAATAGAAGAAAGCGTTACAAACATGGTACTTAGGTACGGTCCAAGATTATGGAAGCTACGTGTGCGTCAGGCTGAGATTAAAATGACAATTCGACCGGCACCAGGAAAGCCAACGTCCACTATACGCTTGTGTATTGGTAACGACAGTGGGTACAGCATAGATTTGCATCTTTACACAGAGGCGATCGATCCAAAGACTGGTATCATCCGGTTCGAATCTTATTCATCATCGACAACAAATGACAGACCGGGACCGATGCATGGTTTACCAATCTCTACGCCATATTTAACCAAAGATTATCTTCAGGCAAAAAAGTTTCAGGCACAAAGTCTTGGTACAACGTATGTATATGACTTGCCAGATATGTTTAGACAACAAACGGAAAAACAGTGGCAAACTTATATCGCGGAGAGACCAAATTGCGATATAAAAATACCAAACCCTGTGATGGATTGTGTGGAGTTGGTGTTGGAGGGCGACAATTTAGTGGAACAGAAACGTCTTCCGGGTGAGAACGATTGTGGCATGGTTGCTTGGAGACTGAGACTCTATACGCCGGAATATCCGGAATCTGGTCGTGACATTATATTGATTGCAAACGATGTAACGTATTTAATTGGTTCTTTCGGACAGAAAGAAGATTTTCTATTCTTAAGGGCATCTGAGAGAGCCAGACAACTTGGAATCCCACGGATATACTTTTCTGTAAACTCTGGGGCTCGCATTGGCGTGGCTGATGAAGTGAAAGCCGTGTTCAAGATCGCTTGGGAGGATGACACCAAGCCAGAAAAGGGATTTAAATACATATACCTGACACCGGATGATTACGCGCGTTTAGCACAGTTTAATTCAGTGAAGACTACGTTGATTGAAGATAAGGGTGAATCTCGTTACAAAATCACCGATATTATCGGCAAAGAAGACAGTATTGGTGTAGAAAATTTGAAACACGCTGGTATGATTGCGGGAGAAACATCAAAAGCCTACCAAGACATTATAACAATTTCTATTGTCTCTTGCCGAACAATCGGTATTGGTGCATACCTAGTGCGTCTTGGTCAGAGAGTTATCCAAATAGAAAATTCTCATATCATTCTGACTGGCTACAAAGCGTTAAACAGTGTGTTGGGCCGTGAGGTATACGCTAGTAACAATCAGTTGGGTGGTATACAAATCATGCACAACAACGGAGTTTCGCATGCAACCGCCGAAAGAGACTTGGAGGGTGTTCTAACTGCGCTAACATGGTTAAGTTACTTTCCGAAATATAAAGGAGCACCCCTTCCTATAGTACCACCACCGCTTCATGATCCAATCGACAGAGAAATCATGTATGTACCTACGAAAGCAGCCTACGATCCGAGGTGGATGCTCGAGGGTAGAATACAGAACGGTACGAATTTCTGGGAAAGTGGATTTTTCGATCGTAACTCTTGGCAA GAAATAATGAGATCATGGGCTCAAACTGTTGTAACTGGACGAGCTAGATTGGGCGGAATTCCTTGTGGTGTTATTGCGGTAGAAACAAGGATCGTCGAATTGCATTTACCTGCTGATCCTGCTAATTTTGATTCAGAAGCTAAAACGATATCGCAGGCAGGACAGGTGTGGTTCCCTGATAGCGCATATAAAACTGCTCAAGCCATTCAAGATTTCGGAAAGGAAGATATTCCACTTTTCATTTTTGCTAATTGGAGAGGATTTTCTGGCGGAATGAAAG ATATGTATGAGCAAGTCATAAAATTTGGTGCTTACATCGTGGATGCATTAAGGAGCTATACAAGGCCAATATTTGTATATATTCCACCGAACGGAGAATTAAGAGGTGGTGCCTGGGTGGTTGTCGATCCAATGATAAATCTACGCTATATGGAAATGTTTGCTGATACTACAAGCAGAGGTGGAATTTTAGAACCGTCTGGAATAGTAGAAATAAAGTTTAAACTGAAAGATCTACTAAAAACTATGCACAGAATTGATCCAATAATTTTAGATCTCAAA GAGAAATTGTCCAATACAAATTCACCAGAAGAACAAAAGGAAATTGAAGCTCAAATACGCAAGAGAGAACAGGTTTTACAACCTATGTATCATCAAatcgcagtacacttcgcagaCCTTCATGACACACCAGAAAGAATGTTCGAGAAAAATTCAATTAACGATATTATCCCATGGCGAAAAGCACGCAAGCTACTCTATTGGCGACTTAGGAGAAGACTTTTGGAGAACGATCTAAAGGACGACATTCTTTCGACCCAACCAAATTTAGATGTTAGACAAGTCGATGCAATGTTACGTAGATGGTTTATAGAAGATAAAGGTGCGACAGAATCTTATTTGTGGGATCAAGATGAAACTGCAGTGAATTGGTTGGAAAATCAACGCCTTGACGAGAATAGTGTTGTTTCACGTAATGTCACTTGTGTCAAACGGGACGCGGTCGTATCTCGGGTTAAAGAAGCTCTCGAAGCTTGCCCAGAAGTGAGATTAAACGCGATCTTAGAGATCGCGCACAGACTACAGCCGGCGGAACGTGCAGAATTACAAAGAACTTTATCACAACTAGAAACAACCACCCAGGAACATCATAATGACTCAAGTGCTTCGTCCTAA